AAAAAGGTGCTTCATCGGAGCTTGCAGTTTTCAAGGACTTAGATTTTTTAGGAGGCAAACAAAATGAAGTTGAAGATGAAATTGAAGTACTTAATTCTAGATCTAATTTTATAGAAGTCGTAAAGAATTTAAAAGCGAATATTTCGTATAATTTAGTAGGAGACATCAAAGAATCGGAATTATACGGAGATATTCCTGTAAATATTAATTTTCTTTCTCCTGACTCATTAATATTTAATTCGAAACATGTTTTTTATATTAAATTAATTTCGAAAAGTAATTTTGAACTTAGAAATAAGGAGGGTGAACTTCCTAAATTATATTCATTTGGAAAGAATATTAAAACACCAATAGGAGATATAATAATTACTCCAAATCTTCAACATTATAATGCTTATGAAGGAGATAAAATAAAAATTTTGATAAACCCTGTAAGTACAGTGGCTCAAAATTTAAAAAAAATCGTAAAAATTTCGAATATAGATGAATTTTCCAAAATTTTAACCTTAACTGCTGAGCATCCAATACCTGAAAAAGGTATTAGTATAATTAACTCGTTAATAAATGTATACAACACCAATGCCGTTCAAGATAAAAAGGAAATTGCTGATAGAACCTTTACGTTTATAAACGAAAGAATAGCAGATATTTATTCAAATTTATCTGTAGTAGATCAAACCGCTCAAGAGTTTAAAACCGACCGCGGATTATCGGATATACAGTCACAGGCTAATATAAATTTAAATGTTGGCGCGGCAAATCAACAAGAATTAGAAAATTATCGTAACCAGCTGAATATCGCAAGTGCAATGAGGGAAATTGTTACGGACCAAAATGATTCCAACGAAACTTTACCTTCCAACATTGGTCTTTCTGATCCATCTATTGCAAATAGTACGGCAAAATATAATCAACTTTTACAAGAAAGAAATAGATTGTTAAAAAGTTCAAATGATAAAAACCCTGTAATTGTAGGCTTAAATGAAGAACTTCAAAGTATTAAGAACGGGCTAACTGCAAGTCTCGGGGCCATGGAGAATAATTTATCCTTAACAGTGAATAACCTTAGCAAACAACAGTCTCGAATAAATTCCAAAATTTATTCTGCACCAAGAAACGAAAGAGCGTTAAGGGATATTACTAGAAAGCAAGAAACTACAGAATCACTTTATTTGTATTTATTGCAAAGAAGAGAAGAATCTCAAGTTGCATTGGCTTCAACTGCTCCTAAATCTAAAGTTATAGATTCAGCATACTTAACAGATATTGACCCTATATCACCAAATAAATTTAAAATTTATTTAGCGGCATTGATTTTAGGGTTTTTAATTCCATTTTCAATTATTTACTCTCACGATTTACTTGATAATAAAATTCATAGTAAATCCATGCTGGAAAAAATGATTGGAAATTATCCGGTTTTAGCTGAGCTACCGCGAATAGATAAAAAATCCCAAAAATATGTTCATGATGATGATAGGTCTGTTTTGGCAGAGTCTTTGAGAATATTAAGAACAAATTTAGATTACTTAATAAAATCAAAGAAGGCTGATAAAAGGAATAACGTTGTTTTAGTTACTTCAAGTGTTTCGGGAGAAGGTAAAACTTTTGTTTCGTCAAATTTGTCCATGATT
The genomic region above belongs to Maribacter hydrothermalis and contains:
- a CDS encoding GumC family protein gives rise to the protein MDTISKGFQQEKDLNDIVARYAKRWYWFLLAIIVLLGIAFIYNRYAVPKYDIGAKIQILEEKGASSELAVFKDLDFLGGKQNEVEDEIEVLNSRSNFIEVVKNLKANISYNLVGDIKESELYGDIPVNINFLSPDSLIFNSKHVFYIKLISKSNFELRNKEGELPKLYSFGKNIKTPIGDIIITPNLQHYNAYEGDKIKILINPVSTVAQNLKKIVKISNIDEFSKILTLTAEHPIPEKGISIINSLINVYNTNAVQDKKEIADRTFTFINERIADIYSNLSVVDQTAQEFKTDRGLSDIQSQANINLNVGAANQQELENYRNQLNIASAMREIVTDQNDSNETLPSNIGLSDPSIANSTAKYNQLLQERNRLLKSSNDKNPVIVGLNEELQSIKNGLTASLGAMENNLSLTVNNLSKQQSRINSKIYSAPRNERALRDITRKQETTESLYLYLLQRREESQVALASTAPKSKVIDSAYLTDIDPISPNKFKIYLAALILGFLIPFSIIYSHDLLDNKIHSKSMLEKMIGNYPVLAELPRIDKKSQKYVHDDDRSVLAESLRILRTNLDYLIKSKKADKRNNVVLVTSSVSGEGKTFVSSNLSMIFASTKKKILLIGADIRNPKLTDFFSEDKNVDVLGRSKKNKDLGLSEYLMDDSIEVDDIVKSMLVHNNTLDVIYSGKILPNPSELLMGDRFKNLIEEVAPKYDYVIIDSAPLMVVTDTLLISPYANHTIYVTRAHVTETKVVDFPIALQNEGKLVGLNFVVNDVKESNLGYGGKYGYGYGIKTKKWWQFST